The genomic region TCAAtgccaacaaaacaacaacaacaaaaaaatacttaCATTACTGGCCAAGGCATCCTGCAATTTGGTGACTGGGTTAGCTGCAGTGCCAGAGGCAGAACCAGGTGGCAAGCTGAAGTCAGAGtcctgaaaaatcaaaacacacaaaattcAAATCCAGGGCCAAGGGCCACCCATCTGCTTCTCATGGTTAATGACTTTAGCCTGAATCATGACACTAGAAACTAAAGATTGTCCTCCAGTAAGCCttgctgaaaagaacaaaaagacacTTCTCAGCACGCAGCAGCAGGCAAACCCCAGAGGCACACAAAGGCTTAGATGGCCATATTTTTGTCCCTCACCTCTGTTACCACCCCAGCTGGTCCCTAGGATAATATTTCCAAAAGGATATTACACGTTTGCCAAGACATCTTGAGTACCCGGTTTGTGTCAGTAACAAAATCTAAGGCAAATCTACAGCCGGAAGCTTCCTCTAAATAATCCTTCTGCCTCAACCCACCTTTCATATCTCAACAAGCTCAAATCACCaagaagataaaattaaattcaatCCTCACTTTAGGATTTACTCCAAATTCAATGGGTGGCACAGGAAGTACAGAATCCACGTGAATTTCCACCCCGTTAACAGGGGGAATATTCCCTTCCAGCCGTTCCGTTCCCTCCGAAccctttctgtttttcagggagCGTTCGTTGCCGATTGGTCCAGGCTTGTGTTCCTTGTTCTGTCCTGAGCCTTGATCTGAATCCTTAACAGGAAAGCAGAGAGGCTGAGACACAAAGACTGAATAACCCAATCTCAAGCCTTAAAAACGCTATCAAGAACAGCACAACCACTTCACAAGATCTCTCGCTATGTGCTCTGGCTTGGCTGCAAATCCAGATTACCTTTTTATCAGATTGCTTCTGCACTTGCTCCTTCTGGCAGTCAGGCTTTGGGTCGACCAGGCCAGCCCCATTCATCTCCTCTGGTTTGAGGGTGCCATATGGAGAACTGCGCTGAGAGGAGGTAGCGGAGGATTCCCGAGACTCCGCGCTCAAGTCAATGCCACTATCCCCCTGGCTGCCTTTAAAACCCTGCTATGCAAAGCACGAAATGTGTTAAAGCCCCGGACTCCGACCCAGCTccacaaaggaggaaaaaaaatcccagaaaacagCAAGACCATGTCCCCTTTTCAAATCGCATTCTTGGTTAACTGCAAAGGAGTTGGGCCTgacctgcagcatccctgggctgctgcttcagctctacACAACTCTGAGACAGGTTAACCAGTGCACCAACCACACCATGgctttagaataaggaaaaaGTGTCCCACACAGCAACCAGGCTGAGATTGCCAACCTCATTTCACTTGTGACCCAAACCATATTTGAATGCTGGTCTCCAGAGGTGAAGCATTCAGGAACCTCCTCCGCCCTCCCTGCATTAAGGCTACAGCTACACACTGGCTCACAGGCATCAGGCACACAAACATGACCTATGGGATTCCACCATCCTCAACCACACTCTGCGTCCAGGTCGGAGCATAACCCTGGAATAGCTCTAGCAGACAGTTACTCCAGATTTATACCCACATGTAACGCCAAGCAGCGCTTGGCTCCCTAGGTCAAGATTTGAGCAGCATCAAGCTAAAAGATCAGAATTGCAAAGAGACAGTTTAAAATTGCACAAGCAGAGCTGAGAGTCGCTAGGCACAGATGGAGCAATGAGAAGCATAAGCCACCtatgttaatattttatacaCACAATACCTGAAATGGCATACTGGGTGCCACTTACCTCAGTGGTGCTAGATTCAGTACCATTGAAGGTATTTACAGGCTTGCTCCAGGAGTCACTGCCAGGAGACTGAACGGAAAGAGCTGGAAGACAACAGAGAGCAGGGTGCTTAGAACACAACTGTGAGCACATCTTGTATGCTGTGCATGTTACACTATTAACTTTCCATTTCTAGACTTGAGATAGGACATTTTCGCCATTGCAGAAAGCTAGTGTTGCCTAATCAGCTGAGACATGATACAACAGAGAGAACACAGGGTATGGAGAGCGAGAGTAGAGAGCAGCGAAGAGATTTCTTTGGGAACATGAAAacaacaggagaaagaaagggcAGAGATAGAAATGAGGGAAGTACTAGCTATTCAGTGCTAGACGATGAGAAAACAGAGGAAGGCAAAATAAGAAAATGGCTGAAGTAGATCCAGCCCAACAGGCTAGAAAATGCTATACAGTAGGATCTCAATGTTACACAAAGACTCAAGAAATAGATTAGGAGACTGACATGGTCAACAACAGGAGGAGGCTGATTGAACAGTGTAGCTTTGAACAGATGTTACTCCAGATGCCTGCTAGCTCCCCTCCCACTTACAGCATCAACCAAGAGAAGGTTGTCTCCTCTTAAGCACGGACACCCTGTCCTTCCTGCACACACCAGAGGATTCCCTAGCTCTGCAAAACACTTCGGAACAGACAGACCCAAACTCACCTGGACTGTTGCTCTCCCAGATCTCTGTGCCCAGGCTGTTTCCAGACACTGTTACATCACTTTGCTCCAAGCACAAGCCGTTCTGCTTCTTCGCAAATCGAGGAGGAATGCGAGACGGAAGGACACGGGCCTTAGCTGGTGCCTGAGAGAGAAAAGGCACAGGCTGTAAGACCTGTCACTGCACTGGGGTAACACGGCCTGTTCCTGGCAAGTTCAAACACTGGATTTCTACATGGTGTAATGTGAGAAGCCCCTAACTCATGTAACAGAACCATACAAAGTAATTCCGACTGCcccccggccttttttttttttaatggacccTGTGGCTACAGGGAGATTCCCCCAGTCAGTGAAAAAAGCTGCCTTCAGCAGCATCAGGCTTTTGTCTTTTGGGGAGTTGAGAGGATAGgatacaaagcaaagcaaaattaaCACTACAACAGACTTGCTCTGCTTAATTCCTCTCTTTTACTCCAGCTACAGCAAAATCAATTAATAATTTCACAATACAGAGATGGCTCTTTCACAGAGCCAAGATCTGAACAGAAAGAGAAGCACATACCTGCAACTGCAAGACCTTTCCCACTGCACGTTCTCACATTGTCTTCAGATGAATTTTAAATATGCCAAGCAACCAGGCTTTTGTAACTTTGCTTGTGAGACTCTCTGAACCAACCACAAGCTCTCCTTGTCAGGAAGCATTTCCAAACAaagcttttcatttgcatttagtCCTACAGATTTCACTAAGTCTCCCTTCACGTCAAAATATTCTCGTATCCCCCTAGAATTTGCAGTCTTCCCAATATGTGTAGATAAATGCACCCTTCTTAAACATTACTTAACTAAGCTATCGACGCTGCAGTCTTAAATCTTTTCTTGTAAATCAACTCCTTTATCCTGTTATGAACATTAAATTGTCAGCGCTTCTTCCAGTTTGTTAAATGCTTTCTGGTCAGGTGCCCAGACACAAACATGACACCTCCGGCAAGGAAGCTACCACACCCTGCTCTACCAATAACCCGTTGTTGACACAGCAAGGGCGCAGAGGTCCTCCACTGCTCACGCTGCCCAATATCCCACCAACTACAGCCAACCACTTGGCTTAGCGAGCCCAGTTGCTTTGGATGAGGATCGCTTTAGAAAACCCTCCTTAACTCACAAGTAACAATTCTGCTAGAAAACAAGAACAGTCAGAAATTTAACCATCCATCCTTTTCAAACCAATGGCCCCTGCCCATCAAAGCCAAAATGTGTTTCCTGGGCCTAATACAGGATTTATCCTGCTTTGGCCAACTGCATGTTTTTCTGATTATCCACTTCTGGGGGCCTGTTCCTCTGGCTGCACTCCAAATAGCTTATCATGTTAAGATTTTTCTGCCTCCCACTCCTcacctgagcagcctgttccttcTTCCGTCGCTCCTCTTCCAGCAGACGACGCTGCTTTTTAGTAAGAACCTCAATGAAGCCTTCACCTGCCAAAGAACCTACTTCATTCTCTTCCGCTGTGTTCGACACCCGATTATCAATGATGGTACCTGAACAAAGCATATACCAGGAAGAAACTGTGCATATGTGAACGCATATAAAGCTTTATAATTGCACTAATTTAAAGAATGCATTCCAAATGGGATCCATGCTACAGGTAAACCAGTTCAGCCGGCAGCATTGCACCTAAGCTTTGAAAACTAAGCCAGGGTAGTCTGTTGACATGTACCAGTCACTTTATCCTGCAGAGCTTTGCTCTCCTCTGCCTCAATATAAGCatgctccagctgggagagctTAGGAACATGAGCTGTGTGGTAACTCGGGTAACTTTGGGTATAGTATCAGTTGAAACAAACCCCACACCTTTCCAAATGCTACTCCTAAGGACAAAGCAGGTACAAGTACTTTTGAAAACATACCCATCACCTCTGGATGTAAAACCTCAGTCCTACGAATGTCAAAAAGCTGAGCTGGCCTAATGCCAGCGGTTTCAGACTCATTTCTTGCCTTCTTGCCATGAGCTCAGACTCAAATTCACCACTCCGGATGCTCTTTCAACTTCCTTTGTGCTACATAAGGTATTTTGGGCTTGAAATTTAACACTTCAGAAATATGGAAAAATCTTACTTTCTCCCTAAAACCAAACTTTCTATAGAAGAGACATTAGAGAGACTGCCAGATCTGGCTGatagtttgcatttaaaatttaaagccaTCTTTGTCTTCCCTGTTTAGATACACTTCAGTTTCTTGCTTGTGtgggaaatggaaaataatctaACCTGATAGTTAACATTATACTGGATTGAATGAGCCTTGCTCGAAGTTGTCACAATGTACTatcccttttaaaaaacaaatgaactAAGGCACTCACTTCCGTAGCTCAGTTCAAACTGTGACAAGGCCTCTCCCTTCTCGCTTGCTCTCTGCGCAGTGGATTTGGgctccttctctgtctttttacCTGGCCCCTCAGCACTCTCCGAGTTGCCATGGGAAGCCCTATCCAAGCTGTAAATGGAGTGGCTGCTCCCACCACTGGCGTTGCCAAGGCCCCCTCCTTCTTCTGGAGATCTacgaggaaagaagggaaaggaattaGATTTGTCACTAGAAGATGAGTAAAAGTAGCAAGAAGAAAACATATGGGCTGTGTTTTCTTTGCCAGGTTTCTAATCACATCTCATCCTTCCCTAGCTTTTGCTCAACTGAAGCAGACATTAAATTCTGAGCACAAAACCCATTACAAGGATGTTACTGGGCAAGTGGGATGGAAACAGAACAATACCTGTACTCATGAGTCAACCAACGTGCTGCCCCCGCAACAATATATTACCCTGCTTGTCCCCACAGGGAGAGCTCTGTGCTTCTATACAGTGTCTCCTACCCTCCTATGACTCCGCTCTAACAGATCCCCTGCCCCTCCTTGCAATTAACACGCATTTATTCACAAGCGCCAGGTGAGGGGAAAGGAGACGGCGAGAGCCTGACgacattgagaaaaaaaaagttctattttgtTTCTCCCATGGTTTTTTTGCTCCTTTGACCACCATCCACCCATAGCTCCCCAGCATGCAACTCACAAGACAGACAGGTTGCGGGGGGAAGCTTCCCCCTTCCTTTACTTTCCCTTTCTACCTGCATGCATCTTTCCATACatcagctctcctctcctttaaTTCCACATAAACTACTATTACTTACTACATCAAGGAATTGGGGGACATGGGTCataagaggacagaaaaaaaaaacgaacaagtTGGCTATTTCTCAGTGCTTTAAACCCAATACAAAAagacccttttttcttctttgcctgttAGAGGATAACAAGGAAGCTGTCAAACTGGCCCAGAACCAAGGCCCACCTAACCCAGCACCCCGTTGATCATCAGATTCTTCACAATACACTTGCAAGGAAACACTTAAATCCCTGGTGtcacagctgttttaaaatactctgAGGAGGAACTCCTCCTACCAGGCTAGGAACACACAGCACTGCTTGCCATCTATCACTGGTCTCCACTAAGgtctaagaaaatatttgctcagGCAAAGCTAGGGCTGGCAATGTCACACACTGCACTCATGCCAGAAACACGCTACTAGGAATCCAGGATAGTGATGCTCAGTCTGCACAGCTCACAGCAACTCATCCCAGGAAAACCCAGCCCTCACTTCTGTGCACTGCTACACTCCACTAGGGACCCATGATAGCAGTGGAAGGACACAACAGCTTTAGAGTAAACGAAGGAAATCCTGGTCCTTATCTTTCATGCCTCTAGTGAGAGGCAGTCAAGAGAGTAGAGAGCTGCCTTGGCACAAAACTTATGTCGACAAGAGCAGCACACGTCAAGCCCACAGTGTCTCAGCAACTTCCATAAACCTGAATTCCCAGCACTGAAGCAAAGGCATCACTTGTTTGTAAAACTGACAACGATGAAGCCCTTGGGTGTCATAAGGCTGGATTAACAGTGCTGGAAGTCACCCGCACtacataaaaagaaacacagccaACAGCTCCTCACCCACAGCCCAGCCCTTCTGCAATCCTCCGATATCAGATGAGGTATCTGTACATCAGAATGCAACTCTACCTTTTGCTTTTAATCAGTGTCCCGTTCTGCTGGCTGTCGTATCTGGAAGCTGCTCCTACACCAGTCCTGACGGACTGCTCCACAAACCCTGTTGGCTCGGTCTTGCGGCTCTGCCTGTCAACAATCGGCCTTTGGCTTGAGAAGCTCCTCTTTGCTagctccctcttctctcccaggcTTCCGTTCCCGAGGCCACTCTCTAGCTGGCcttcgctctctgcaactccatCTCGCCTCTCCCGCCGCTCGCTGAAGTCGCTGCTTTCAGATGCTGTCTCCCACTCCTCATTGGCGTGGTCGGATGAGTTCTGGTAGGACAGCTCAGGAGACCGTCTGCCCGAGATGGTGCTCTTCTCTGGGGTGGTCAGCTTGGGTCTTCCAGGCCACTGGCTGGGCAGCACGTTGGGGACTCCCTCCTCAGGGTTCCACTGGCCGACTGATTCCCTCTCTTGCCTGAGGCGCCTGAATCTTGGTGGTTTGTCCTGGCGGGGGGGACGCCTTCTCCTGAATGGCCTGTTTTCTATGTTCTCCTGATCCGCAGAGTAATCTTCCTGGAAAAAGTGCCTTTTGTCATCCAGATGGCTCTCATCAAAAACCCGGCTAGAGAAGGAATCCACGTGTTTATAAGAATCCTGAATGTACTCCCTGTCGGACTGTTGCCTGCTCCCAAAAGTGTCCGATGGAGAGGTGTGGCTGTActcctgccaccctgctcccccactCCTGCCTTGCCACTGGGTGGGCTCCTTACCCATGAAACCCCTTCGCCCATAGCCAGAGTTGCTCAGTCTTGGTGGCAGTGATCTCCCAAAAGCTCTGGGGGCCCTCATCTTAGGATCCAGACTAGTGTGATCATCTGAATAGATTTTGTTGGACCTCCAAGATTCTTTGAAGTCTCCCTTTTTCAAATCACTGTCCTCCCTGTCCAGCACAGAGCCTTCATTGCTGTTCTCTGATCCTCTCTGCCGGCGACGCTTGGGGAGCTCCTCGTATTCTGACCCTTCACTGTGTGTCTCACTTGCAATCCGGCGCCTTGGTTTGCCTCTGGGGAAGTCCTCTGGCTGGTTGAACTCCCGAAGCCCTCGCCCTCGGCTACTCCGCTGGTTGTTATAGACTCCCCGGCTGCCCACAACAGTGCCTCGGCCTCTGAAAGTAAACTCTCTGAAGCCTCTCCCTCGCCCACGCCCCTGACCTCTCCCACCAAAGGCTTGTTCCTCATCAATGAAGATccagttgtttctttttgtggGAGGTAGATCACCAGACTCTCTGCATAGCTTGTTCTCCCAGGTTCTTTCTGGCTTCTCTTCCTCCtcgtcttcctcctcttcctcttgagATTTCTCAGCCTCTCGGGCAAGGCTGGCTTGGGAAGAACCTTTGTCATCCAGCAGATAGCGTGTGGAGTTCAGTAAGGCTGTAGAATCATCTGACTCATTTTCTACTTTCTGAACAGCTGCCTTCTCCTTCAGTGGGCGCGAGGTGTCCTCGCCCTCCAGTTTAACCTTCTCgatctccttctccttctcttccacctTGAGGGCTTTCAGGACTGGTTTTTTTATTGGGCCTGATCGCCGTGTCCTCCCCATTTGCTCCTGGTGCTGACCACTGGTGTTCCGGTTCTCAGGAGCCCACTCCGTTGTCTCTTCAGCCGGCTGTTTGGTATTGGCTCCTTCTTTCTTCCACGGGTCAGCATTGAATGACTGCTCATCCCTGGGCACTTCTTCAGCAACCTCTGCTGCAGTCTCTGCAGGTTTCTGATGGTGGCTGATATCCCAACCATTATATTCAGGCTTCTTCTCTGCTTGGATAAAATCAGGCTCCAGAGGTGAACACCTCAAGTTTGCATGGCGGTTGCCAGAAGTAGAAGTTTCCTGCACAGTCTCCTGATGCTGAAACAGGAGATCTTGGCCTATCCTCTGAGACGACAGGCAGCTGTCAAAGTCTGCTTGGGCCTTCTTGTCAAAAGCACTCAAAtactcctcccctctctcctcaaaGAGATCTCGCTGGGTGCTCAGACCCTCTGGCCTTCCAGAAGAAGGAGAGTAACTGTCATTcctgagaaggaaggaaaaaacaaacaaaagaaagtcaGCTAACACAGAGGACAGCACAACTCCAAGGCCTCATGCTGGGCACAAGAGGcggaaacaaataaataaactggAGTTTGTTCTAAATCATGAGGAATGAGCCTATAAATACCTGAATGCTGGGCAGATCTGCTGTGGCCCCAGGCTGTACTGCCTTCTTTGTCAAATCAACGGATGATAAAGAAAGCAGTTCCTATGATGGGCAGCAAACTTAAGAAATAAAGGGAGATTCAGCCTCCAACATATGTGGAGATCTGAAAACAAGGAACTGATTTCAGGAAGTCCCAAAAAATTAGGAGACAAACTAGAAAGTATCAGAATTTTTGACTCGTCGTTTTCTGTACCTACCCACGTAGGTGACAAGTGCCTCTCTCCTACCGAACAGGCTCCAAGCTGGTCAACCTTGACCGGCATCAGATAGAAAAACTCTGAATAGCTCAGTCCATAAGCACCTCCACAACTTAAACACTCAAGAGTGTTAAGGGTGCTACCAGATCAGTACTCGGCCTGTTCAGAGGTATCTTTCGGGTCAACTCTACACCTGCTTTTCAGTAGGAGATGACTTATGGCAGCACCTCCCATTGCAGCATGAGGACAGGGGAGTTCTGCACTCACCTGGCATGCAGCCCCTCCATGGTCATGTCAGCCTGTTTTTGATGTGACAGGGAGTACCCTTTGCTCTGCAGGGATGTGTAGCTCTCCTGGCCCCACACTGGCACAGGGTCCAAGGGAGCACTTTTCCTTTCCACCTGCCCTGCCTGACAGTTCTGATCTTCAGACCGACAACTGCTTCCTCCAATGGAGTCCTGCTGAATCATGGGCTTCATAATTCCTGGTCACAAAAGAATTCATATCATTAACGCTAGGATCTCGCAGCCAAGAAAAATTAGCAACCTGCTGCTAGCTTGACCCCCCCTTCCTTCCAGGGCAGCAGGCAACTGCAGCCATGGAAACCTTTCTGGTAGAGGGAAGACTGTTTGGGAAATATACATCTGGGAAATACACCTGGAGTAATACAGAAGGTGACACAGCTTTCAGAGCCCAGCCTACACAGAACGCTACACACCATCACTGGCTTGGAAGCAAGCAGGTGTGTGAAAACGAACTACAAACTCAAGGGAAAGATTTATACATCCTGATGTTTATATTCACACCTCTGAAGATCAGAAACAAGGCAGGAAGGTGCTAGGAGCACACAGCTCAGGAACTACAGCATTTTTCCATCATGTTTCTTGAAGGGGGTCTATTAAGATTTCACATGATTACAGCAACCCCCAAACTGATCCTTCTCCAAAGGGCAAAATCTGCTTTTACACCCAACTAAGGCTCCAAAGCTGTTAGGGAAGATCTCCCattgcagggcagggcagcaacAGGCAGGTgtcttccctcccagcctcctTTGTTCCCTCACCAGCCCTCACTACAACTGACTCCTCCTGATCCCTAGAAAAGGTCAGTCACAGCCAGCCAAGATGCAAAGTCTGGACAGAGGTAAGATGGGTAAAGCACTGCAACTTTCCAGACACGGACCAACCGAACAGCCACGGTAAagggaaacactgaaaacacCTTACCTGAAGGGTGAAGGGCTGAAGGGTAGAAATCCACAGGGGCACGACTCTGGGCCATGCGAGGGTCCATATAAGAGGGCATCATCATCCATCGAGGATCAAAGCCAAGCATCTGGGGGTGCGGCGGGTAGAACGTCCgttggggatgggaatgggatgggggaGGATagacttgctgctgctgccagtgctgcatCTTgtacagctgctcctgcagggaagagggatGGGCCATTTGACACAAATGGTCACGGTGCCAGGAATGCCATTTGCGAACTGGCCAGCCGAAGGGGAACACATTCTATGTGTTAGAGGCTCAGCAACAGATCAGATGGGTGGGTAGAGTGGATAAGGGAAATTCGCTACCAACTGGGAACATGGCAGTTGTTCTTATCTCTAAATACCCAGAACAGCCAGAATAAGTTGCAGGCAGAAGTGCAGCCAGAATCTCACACCAGTATGGGCCACGCTACACGGCCATATGCAAGGGATCACCTTGAAGACTGGAGTTTGCATTTTCTCAACACTTCTATAAGATCCAGGACGGTTTTCCAGTCAAACAAATTTCCTAATTGGAACCAAATACTTTAGAAGATGTTCTTATTTGGAAGAAATGCAATTATAAGTTATTTAGTGTGCATATATTCGTTCTACTCCTGTTAGCTGAACAATTAGATAAGAACAGAGAGCTATTaatattttatagtattttctgCGCATCCTCTAGAGATGGGTGACACCCTCGCATTGTTTCCCATCTCCATGTGGCCAGTCCACCTTCCTTTAGCTGAAGACTGTCATGATGTTAATCTGATTTGACACTTAACTTTTGCCAAAGGTCCAAGAAGAACCTATATTTGAAGGGAACTTTGTGTAtcaaagaaagctttcaaaaggTAAACAGCTCCAATTAACATGAAATATGTCTATTTACCTGTCAAATTTTCCACCACATTTTCTTACTAAGCTTATAATGGTGTCAGATACTGTAACTGTTTATAAAAAAAGCCAATCCCCTACCGCAGACCAAGAGAGACACCCTTAAATCTGGGCCTGATGCATCATTATGGCAAGACAGAAACTCAGATAAATGCAAAGATTATATCAGAGTTATCTAGTGCTCCAGTACcttggagaaaatatttcattaatggtACCAACactattattttgttattttcatgGAACCATTGCCACCAAAGCAGCAATACAAGTCACCCAAAATACAAACTGCCTCATACATACTAATGACACAGTGGataagagaaattaaaatgaaaatttcatgTTCTTCCAGTAGCAATGACCTGCAGTATTATTAGCATGACAGCAAAGGCATCCAATTCTTTTTAGTTTAAGAGCATCTCTTTTAAAGAGTAACATTAGCAGCGTTTGCTGCTGTACATTTGAATCGCGAAAATGTCAACTGCCCAGTAACAAGCACAGGGCAACATTCATAAAAGAGCAATTACTGAGCTTCCAAGCAAAAGCCAAATGTGAGCTCTTCACTAAGGTTTGCAGCATCGTTGATTATATCACATTTCAACTGGTTATTCTATGAAGAATGGCAATTAACTTTGCATTATCTCCAGCCTGAATATTCTGCCCTTTGGTTTGACTCTGCTGCCCTAAGGAGGCCCATTGCATCTAGAAGAAGAGCTGAACAGCGCGTACGGCATACAGCACTGTAAAGCTGAGCAAGATGCAAGACACATAAAGCAGTTCAGGCTGGTCTCTCAAAACCCCAGAAGAGagttttcaataaaacaaaaatgaaacagtgaAGACCAAACATTTATGATGCAAAGAGAGTAATGATTTGGAAGAGCCTCACAGAGGAAAACGTGGCTAGGCAGAAGATAAGAGCAGATGTAGGAGACAACCCCTCAACAAAGGCAGGAGGTGGAACGAGAAGGGTGCTGCTTCACAACCCTCACGTTCAGTCCAGAAGCAGAGTCCTACCACCTGCCAACCTAAGCATAGTTTGCCCCTGGCAAGCAAACAGCTGCCCGCACCTAACAGGGTAAGGGCACAGCAAGTGCAAAGTAAAATGGAAGCAGCTGGTCCCCAAAGGCTTTCCTTTCCCTTGGCCTGTATATTCATCTCCCTGTCACTGCAGCAGCGCTGAAGAACAGTGTCTCTCTCATCCTGTGCCAGGGAATCAGAACAGATGTTCACCAGGTTCAGTGCCAGCCAAAGGCATCAGAGACTTCACTAGATCAGGCCTACAGCAAGTACCAAGGTAGCCACAACTGCTGTCTTGACTTTGGACGTGGGAAGGAGAATATCCCCAGCTTCTCCTGCATACACacatttgcaaaacagagctCTGCTACAAACTACATAGTCCTAAGATTTCACATTATCAGGAGACACTCAGACAACTGTACAAGACAAGTCAACATTTCTGACAGCTGTGTCTATTTTTCTCCCAGGCAAGTGACAAACCTGGCCTGCCCACGCCTCTCCTCAGCCACAGAAAGCCCTAACCACAATAGCTCCAGCATCACAGGGTGGACGTAAAATTCATGAAACATATATAGAGCCCTTTTACACTTGTCAGACAGGATACACGTGTGATCAAATGTACTGAAAAAGGCCAGAGTAAAACCCCCATTTACGACCCCCCAGTCCAAAGCCAGTTGGTCAGTGCTGATGGTGTTGAGAACCAAGCAAACACAACAGGTTGGTGGGGGTCCAAAGGAAGAGGGGTGGGAATGTCACACCTATtacctgctgctgttgctgctgctgcctctggaaTCGTGGGGGAAGAGACTTCTGGTATTTGTTGAATTCCTGTGCTGGAGAGGGAGCTTCTCTgagctcctcctcactgctgctttgggctgctgctgctggggcaggagtcTCCTCTTCCAGATAGCCaacagagacatcctgtgtgtgAAACTCAGGGgttgctgcagagaagaaaataagcc from Chroicocephalus ridibundus chromosome 15, bChrRid1.1, whole genome shotgun sequence harbors:
- the PRRC2B gene encoding protein PRRC2B isoform X4; this encodes MSDRLGQITKGKDGKSKYSTLSLFDKYKGKSIEAIRTTVIPRHGLQSLGKVAAARRMPPPANLPSLKSENKGNDPNIIIVPKDGTGWANKQDQPDQKSSSATAAQLQESLPQQGLQKSVSNLQKPTQSISQESTNSVPGGPKSWAQLNGKPAGQEGGSRASSRLLSFSPEEFPTLKAAGEQDKVGKEKGALDPSYGPGPSLRPQNVTSWREGGGRNITSATSLTASPAELGSKTSSTGDGAPSSVSASDPKEPSLRPAQPVRKGASQFMGNVYQPPTYHDMLPAFMCPQQPSETPASLDRGSFPLPQLRLEPRVPFRQYQMNDQDGKENRLNLSRPTRPLRQQIERAPRPTIINAENLKGLDELDTDADDGWAGIHDEVDYSEKLKFSEDEEEEETLKDGRQKWNSWDPRRQRQLSLSSADSADVKHTVEEGKNWGDSVGLSRSVRKVQDSQQPPRKLNGWSSTSEYQKPTLGSILRQQSLEDKEEKVPLRQKFVHSEISEAVERARRRREEEERRAREERLAACAAKLKQLDQKCKLAQKTSETQKHTENEDVRPPSTEKNAVQENGHAFRRATPEFHTQDVSVGYLEEETPAPAAAAQSSSEEELREAPSPAQEFNKYQKSLPPRFQRQQQQQQQEQLYKMQHWQQQQVYPPPSHSHPQRTFYPPHPQMLGFDPRWMMMPSYMDPRMAQSRAPVDFYPSALHPSGIMKPMIQQDSIGGSSCRSEDQNCQAGQVERKSAPLDPVPVWGQESYTSLQSKGYSLSHQKQADMTMEGLHARNDSYSPSSGRPEGLSTQRDLFEERGEEYLSAFDKKAQADFDSCLSSQRIGQDLLFQHQETVQETSTSGNRHANLRCSPLEPDFIQAEKKPEYNGWDISHHQKPAETAAEVAEEVPRDEQSFNADPWKKEGANTKQPAEETTEWAPENRNTSGQHQEQMGRTRRSGPIKKPVLKALKVEEKEKEIEKVKLEGEDTSRPLKEKAAVQKVENESDDSTALLNSTRYLLDDKGSSQASLAREAEKSQEEEEEDEEEEKPERTWENKLCRESGDLPPTKRNNWIFIDEEQAFGGRGQGRGRGRGFREFTFRGRGTVVGSRGVYNNQRSSRGRGLREFNQPEDFPRGKPRRRIASETHSEGSEYEELPKRRRQRGSENSNEGSVLDREDSDLKKGDFKESWRSNKIYSDDHTSLDPKMRAPRAFGRSLPPRLSNSGYGRRGFMGKEPTQWQGRSGGAGWQEYSHTSPSDTFGSRQQSDREYIQDSYKHVDSFSSRVFDESHLDDKRHFFQEDYSADQENIENRPFRRRRPPRQDKPPRFRRLRQERESVGQWNPEEGVPNVLPSQWPGRPKLTTPEKSTISGRRSPELSYQNSSDHANEEWETASESSDFSERRERRDGVAESEGQLESGLGNGSLGEKRELAKRSFSSQRPIVDRQSRKTEPTGFVEQSVRTGVGAASRYDSQQNGTLIKSKRSPEEGGGLGNASGGSSHSIYSLDRASHGNSESAEGPGKKTEKEPKSTAQRASEKGEALSQFELSYGSTIIDNRVSNTAEENEVGSLAGEGFIEVLTKKQRRLLEEERRKKEQAAQAPAKARVLPSRIPPRFAKKQNGLCLEQSDVTVSGNSLGTEIWESNSPALSVQSPGSDSWSKPVNTFNGTESSTTEGFKGSQGDSGIDLSAESRESSATSSQRSSPYGTLKPEEMNGAGLVDPKPDCQKEQVQKQSDKKDSDQGSGQNKEHKPGPIGNERSLKNRKGSEGTERLEGNIPPVNGVEIHVDSVLPVPPIEFGVNPKDSDFSLPPGSASGTAANPVTKLQDALASNAGLTQSIPILRRDHHLQRCIGLNPMSFPTADLTLKMESARKAWENSPSLPEQNSPGGAGSGIQPPSSVGASNGVSYSSFGGVSMPPMPVASVAPSASIPGNHIPPLYLDGHVFASQPRLVPQTIPQQQSYQQAAAAQQIPISLHTSLQAQAQLGLRGGLPVSQSQEMYSSIQPFRSQVYMHPSLSQPSTMVLTGGTALKPPYSAFPGMQPLEVVKTQSGSPYQPMNGSQTLVYEGQINQAAGMGASQMMDSQLTQLTMPVPGSQLPLPRYGSGQQPLILPQSIQLPQGQNLPVGAPRRILPPGSQPSVLATSRESSQMEMKGFHFSDGKQNMSSGGSVPAPHTYRPSSASPSGKPAGPAVSMGSVQGHYVQQAKQRVDENKANLGAVKLQETASTNQMKPVRTGAIKPQAVKVEESKA